The DNA region gcccACCTTCAGTATTAGAAAGGAAGGCAGAAGACACCAGACTAAAGTGGtgaagggaggggaaagaggattaGTTAGAATAAGTCAAGCCAGGTGAGTGAGAAAGGTGAAGGActtgagaagaaggaatctgataggagaggagagtttcagagttcctttgtctctgccacatctgttcccagaattAGACTTTCCTTCCCAGGACATTAGagcttcctttttcaaagaacggggttttctttcctccaccattgatgctgccctcacccacatctcttatttcctggacatccacgctcaccccatcttcccgccatcttaacagggatagagttcttcctGTCCTTACCTACCGCCCCataagcctctgcatccaacatacCATTCACTGCAACCTCGGTCACCTTCAATGGAACCCTACCACCAATCACATCTTTGCCCCCCCTTCCCCCTGACTCTCCACGGGGATTGCACCTTCCGTGATTCCCTTGTTTATTAATTCTTGCTCGctaatctcccacctggcacatatccctgcaagtgaaagaaatgctacacctgcccattcacctcctcccttagcttcattcagggtcccaaacagtccttccaggtaaggcaacacttcacctgcggaACTGTTGGGGTCGTATTTGGTATCTGGTGTTCCCAGTGAGTCCTCTATGTTGACGAGGCTCGACATAAATAAGGGAACTTCTTTAACGAGCAACTCTGCTCTATCTGCCAAAAGCGGAATGGTgggcaaccattttaattcctctccccattccctttttgacatgttggtccattgcctccctgtctgCCAAaacgaggccactctcaggttagaggagcaacacctgacattctgtctaggtagcctccaacctggtggcgtgaacattgatttctccttccagtaatttcccccctcccctttcccccttcttctattcccattctgacctcttacctcttctcacctgtctaacaccttcacctccttctctttctcccatcatcccctctcctgtcagattccttctccagccctttacctttcatgCCCACCTTCTttgacctatcaccttccagcatgTTGTCCTTCCATtgcctccacctttttattctggaatcttccccctttccttccaatcctgaagaagggtgttggcccaaagcattgactgtttattcatttccgtagatgctgcctgaccggctgaaaACTTTTAACTGGATGAAATGTTAATGCGTAACATGCTGCAAACTTTATTTCGCAGTTTACTGTGCCCCGCAGCCAGCATTAAGGGACTGAAGCCTATGAAAACCGAGGCACAGTAGTTGGCCAAAGTCAACAAAAAGGTGGTGGCCGAGCCCGCGTTGTGATTGTAGTAAAACACCGCCACCAAATGGGTGCCCGAACACAGGACAAAGAGTGACACCAGTGCCATAATTAACTTTGCGGCTGTTCGTTCCACCTGTACACTGTGGAGGTGGTCATCTGCAATTGCTCTGATGTGCTGGTTAAGATAATACACGGTGCTGAGGTTGGTGCAGATCATTAAGACAATAGGCAGGAATTCATGCAGGATGAGAGAGACTGCTGCAAATATGATACCATGCTGTGGATTTGGGAATTTCCAGGAACAAGTAAGAAAAGGTTCCTCAGTGGTGCTGACCAGCATTAGCTTCTTGGTGTGATTCACACCAATCTTCTCGGTGTAAATAATAGCCGGGATGGAATAGAGACAATTAACAAACCACACAGCGGATAATATTATCACCACGTAGACGATCTCCTTTGTCTTTGAGCTCAGATGGAAATGTTGTTTTATCTTCAGGAAGTGGAAGCAACTGAGACATAAAGTGATCCAAACACTAACACACTTCAGCCACAACCAGAGGAACATGAACACCCTGCACCAGTTGAGGTTCAGAGACATTTTCACTCCGGACTCCGTGATAAACAGCAGGATGTTTCGAAAAGTTGAAATCAGCAGGTTGACAGCTGCAAAGTTCGCTAGAATGATGTCGGAAGCGGCGAGGCCATGGTGTTCCATCGATGTGGCGAGTATTGTCACCAGCACCAGTACATTGCCTAAAATCCCCAGAAACACCAGAATACCATAAACGATTAGCTGGCCTGAACTTCTAAACTCCATCAGTTCGCTTTTGGATCCTTAGGACTTGAGATCAGCACCTGCAACAGATTAAACATGATAAATAAATTGGCATGACCAAGTGCTATAACTTGTGAACCATTTTATGGTACGTGGATGTAGTTAGTACTTAATGTCCATCCTGAACTGAGAGGGTAGTGAAGAGTTAATTCGTAGGTCTGGGGTCACACCTTGGCCAAGTCAGAACAGGAGTGACACTGAGGTGGCTTCATATTACACATTAAAACCCAGATTTATTGAATTAGAATTGAAGTCCCTATCTTGATTGAGACTAGTAAGTTAGTCACCGCACTATTGTAGCGCATGCGTTTTTGAAGATGAAAGTGGAGCCCAGATTGGCACTTGTGCCATTCAAACACTGCCGGTATTTCCATAATCCTCATCATTAATGTGAATTACTTTTCCTGTTTTCTCTCTTGTTCCTCCTTCTATTAACTTGGTATCTATCAATTAATTATCTCTTCCAATTGCATTTCACCCACCTCTGCTCTGTTGGCAGTCCTTTCATAGAATAGAACTGTCAATTGCAAATGTATGCTATTCAGTCAAATCTATACCATCTCGAAGGCAAGCAGTCCCATTTTCTCATTACCCCTCCTCACCTCTACTTTTACAATTTCTGTTACTGTCTTGGGATGGAGGCAATAAAGCTATCTTTGGTCATTACACAAGGATTGGTAGGAAACATTAAGAAGCTACATAGGGATTTAGGTAAGATCTTGCAAATAGAACATAAATGTGGGAAAATATGAAATTCTTCAGCTTGACAGGAAAAATAAAGGAAATATTTTATCTAAGTGATGAAGTTGCAGAATTCTGTGACATAGGGTCTTAGAGCACGATTCCCTAGAGCCTAGTGTACAGGCACAGCAAGTAATTAGAAAGCAAACAGAGTTTATTGCTTATTGTAGGAGGAATTGAATACTAAAGTTGAGAGGTTCTAGTTCAGATATATGGAGCATTGTTGGGACCACATCTGAAATTTGTGTGCAGTGTTCATCTCCATATTTAAGCAAAGATATAAAATATTGCTCAAAGTAACTCAGTGCTTATAGATGGatacttacactcagtggccactttatttggtatttctgtacctaataaactagccattgagtgtatgtttgtggtcttctgcggctgtagcccatctacttcaaggttcgacatgttgtactTTCAAAGATGcacttctgcacactgctgttctAATacatggttatttcagttactgctgccttcctgtttttgaaccagtatggccattctcctctgacctctctcattaaaaagacAGTTTTTCCCTCAGAAATGCCgctcactgaatttttttttgcaccattctctataaactctagagactgttgtgcatgataatcccagcaaattctgagatactcaaaccatcctgtatgacaccaacaatcatttcatggtcaaagtctcttagatcacatttttccccacattctgatgtttagtctgaacaacaactgagcctcttgaccaggtctacatgcttttatgcattgagctgtgcctcatgatcggctgattagatatttgtgctAACGTACAGGTGTAcaaatgtacctaataaaatggtcactgactGTAGAATGGACAGGTTGCCTTAACAAGGAAAGATTTAACAGATGAAGCTAGTATCctttagaatttagaagaatgaggggtgagtaGACTAAACTATACAAAGTCTTGAGGGGTCTtaacagggtagatgtggagaggatgcttcctaggGATCATTATTTAAAAATCAAAGAGCTGCCCATTATGGAAGTGTTTATCCCTTATTGGTTGGGGCTGTGAATTTTTAAAACTCTTTCCACAATGGTTATTTCAGCATATTAGTTCTCTCAAGTGTCTATCCACTTGTATGAATTTGTGGATTTATTCTGCTTCTACTACCCCTGCAGGCAGTGAGTCACAAACCTTCCCAGAAAAGCAAATGTTTTTCCACACATTTTCCCTTATCTTTTAACCAAAGTATTAAATTTGTGTCCCTCAGTCCTCAAGTAACCGAATGGAACAGCAGCCTTATTTAAACCAGACATAATCCTGCACATCTCCATCATGGCATTTATTGGTTTTATTTTGTTCTCAGGTGAGCTTCTCCATTCTAGTCATTGCAAACCCTGGAGATGTTTTTAGCACCCTGTTTTAAAGCTGTGCATTCTTCTTAAAGTGTGATGACACTACTCCAGTAATGGTAACCAAATGCTATCTATGGGTTCAGAAACTCCATGTTGTAATTCTCTGTGCTCTGTTTTGAATCCCTGCTTTACCGACCTATCAGTTAGCATTCTCTTCCACCTTCAAGGATGCATGTCTCTTCCTGAACACTCTTCACACTGTATTTAGTGTATATTGTCTCCCATTATTCTTCCTTCCTAAATATTCCCAAGACGTAATGGGGCATATTGAATATTGCTCTTCCATCATGTTCTCCTACCTTTTTAAGTAGGTCAACGGGAAACAGCACAAAATGGGAGTTTTGACGGAGCTGGGAATTAAGCCCTACGTTTCACCTCTCGATTTCCTTTCATCTTGTGGCAATATGCTTTGTAGCAATTTTGTGCAATCCAACCcttttccaattttattttagctACGGTATATGGTGCATCCCTTTGCAGTGCCATTCTTCTTCCACAGGAGCAGTCTGGTAACCTGCATTAAGTACTTTTATCAAGCTTCGCTGTATTAATCAGTTTGGAAATGCATATCCAGTAAAGCTCAAAATCAGCAGTAATGTCCTTTCGTATGTTCTTAACACCATTGCAATCACCTTCTGAAGATCCATCTGAGATCTCAATCTAAATAAGTGGAGAATAATGAATATAGACAGAGCCCCTTAATTCACCTTTATCTCCCATGGGCACTGGTTAATCGTTTCTTCATGGGCCATATCTCACTGAACTGAGAGAAAGTCCAAGAAAAGAGATGCTTGAGTAACCAGTCAGAGTATCTGCATCAGGCTGAAACCATGGGCAGTAGTGGGACCCTGAAACACAGCAGAGAAGAGGCACATTCTGGTCTGTCACCAATGTGTTGATAATAGACCCTGTACTTCTTTAAACCTTCAGCAGCAACATTTATTACCCAGAGCTAATTCTCCAACTTGATCGTCCATTGGAGGGCCATGGATTGCTGTGGATCCAGAGTCCCAGCGTCATGTGAAAAACTTAAAAGTTTCGTAGTAGCTAGATTACTAttccagatttttaaaaaaacatttcccTGCTGCCATGGTGACATTGATGTGTCTGTGAACCATTAGTCCAGACTTCTGGGTTGTTAGTCCAGTAGCACAACTTCTGAGCTCATTGCTCTGTGTTGTGTACATAATACATTTACAGAATAATACTACTTCGCTCATTGGGTCTGCACCAGCTCTTACCAGCACGAATAAAATCATACAGTAATAGAGCAAGGAACAAGCCCTGGTCCCCACGATAACATGTTGATGCTTTCACAAGTCTAATTTCATTCTCCCCATGTTCCTCCACTGACCTATACACTGATAACATGTTGATGCTTTCTCAAGTCTAATTTCATTCTCCCCATGTTCCTCCACTGACCTATACACTAGGATCAACTTGCAGTTAATCTACCAACTCGCACACCTTCGGGGTATAGAAGGAGaccagagtacctggagaaaACGTGGTTATATGGAGAGTGTGCAACTTTCATTGGAATGGAaccgtgaggcagcagctcttctAACTGTATTactgtgatgccccagacacgttCCATTTCCCCGCAATTTATGCTTAATTCCTTAATTATTTTTCTTCATCCAATTTCCTTCTGCGGAGCACTTTCAAATTTGTATTCACCCTGCCTGCCAAACCACTTTCAATGTGATAATGATTTTATTTACATTGATTTTGGATCTGTTGCCAAGGAATGTTGTTCTGATTTCCAGTATGACCTCATAACCTACCTtgttataaagattagctttatttgccacgtctacattgaaacatcgaaacctACAGTGAACTGCGTCATTTGagtcaatggccaacacagtccaaggatgtgctggaggcagccctcaAATTGTTGCCGTGCTTCCAGGACCAACGTAGCACACCCGCTATTTACTAATGCCaatccgtacatctttggaatgtgggaggaaaccagagcacctagaggaaacccatgcgatcataaagagaacatgcaaactccttacagacagtgatgggaattgaaccctaatcacTGGCGCTTTACAGCATTGcattaaccgctatgctaccatgttgCCCCATCACACCTTGCACCTTATAGTCTACCTGCTCCACACGCTCTCTGTAATTGAATGTTCTGAtgtttgggtgtgtgtgtgacaggcAAAGCTAATCTTAACTgtggcactttattctgcaccctgttactgttttaccttgtgctACTTCAGTGCACTGTGTGGCGAAATGATCTGCATGAATGGTATGTGAGACAAGTTTTCACTATACCTCAgttcatgtgacaataaaaaaACAATTCACTAACTAAAACACAATATCTTATCTCCCAACAACAGAGCTCAGCGCATTATCACTGGATATTCGAAAGCTTTACATTTATCTTGAATTGAATTTTCTGGATGCTTGTAAACCTGTTGTATGGTGTCTTAGCGACAATTCTTAAGCAAAAGGTAGAATATTCACGTCTGATTTTGGGTAGCAATGGGGTAAAGTACATGATGGTCATACAGAAGATATAACAACAAGCATGCCACTCTTCAATATCTGTTAGCAGCATATTTTTAGACGATTTAAGTAAACTGGACCATTTCGTAATTATATTTGAAGATATGCCagtcttttaaactcttctcggatTCCATCCAGGAACAGGTACGATTTTAACTGACGTTTCGATAacaagtttgtcatcgaaacatcagttaagattgatacctgtacccgggtggaagcccgagaagagtttatttttcATATGCGCTGGTTAAAGCACTAGATTCTTTTTCATCTGCAAGACTTAGTTTCTGCCAACCTATGCTAAATTCTCTGAGTTAGTGGGATTTCTACTTAAGGAGGAAGCTGACACTTCataatggaggaagggaaactatAAGGAAATAGAGAAGGATCaatcacaatgaccaatttactGAAAATGTATAACAGATGGTTACTCTGGAACATTAAATATGCAATAATAAACTTTCAAATGGTCACCAGGAAATCTTATAGCAAATACAAATCAAAAAAACATAAAATATGATATCTGCACAACAAATCCCATCACTTCAATGAGGCTACCAGCATTTCATTGAATTACTGCAAGTTTGGAGCCCACCGTACAATACCATCCTCCCTCTTGACTATGTATGCAGAACAAATCCAATAGTACTCACTTCAAAGGTCCGTTGATCTTCAAGCACACAGAGAATCTATCACCCACAATGGCTGTTTTCAGCTGTTTGCAAAACTATTGAAGTTTGCATCTGTACGATAAACAAATAGATATCTAATCTTAGTTAAAGAAGTGTAGACAAAGGTTGAAAATATCTTTTACTTTGATTTCAGTTTTGTGCAAATTACTTTTCTTCTAGTCCATGTAAAAGTGAGTGAAAAATATCTGTCGTCATTTGGTCGGGGCATACATTAAAGGAACAAGAAGACAGCAGCCAAGCCAGGAATATTAAGTCTATCTTATTTCTTTGCAGGCAATTACACAGTGTTTACAGCACTCAGAAAGGGTAGTTGGCTGACTCATCCATAAACCTTTTCCCACCCTTTTACATAATTTCTTCCTCCTAATACACATTTTCATTACTTTTAATGAGCCATagagaataaaaaaaaattggaaaatccaagttcacatcAACAATTGAGCATCCATTTGCATCCTAAACataattttattctccccattttTGCATAAAACTCCTCCATATTCTGCCCCTCCCaaacacactaggggcaatttctGGTGCAACACATATttaggatatgggaggaaacctacacgatCACAAGGAAAACGTGTAACCCCTGCACACACAGTACTGGAGACCAAAATTGAAGCTGTGAGTGAGCAACTCTACTAACTGTGCTGTCCTTGTTATGAGGAGATTGTATTACTGAGTGTAATAAATGTGAGAACATTTAATTTTCTCCTTTATTTATTTCAGCTAAGAAACACAGGAACAGTAGATCTTGAAGAGATTGTTCAGTTCCTTGGGGCCGTTCTATTGTTTAATTAGATTGCTGCTGATGTAGATATCAGCTCTGTTTCCTGCCTTTGCTTGAGATCCCTTGATAGTCACAACATTATACAGcatgaaacaggtcctttggcccaccaaTGTGTACTAACCTCATTTTCCAGTACCCAACCCTATAGCCTTGTATACCATGGGTTGATGTAAATACTTCTTAAAAAGTTTTAGTCTCTTCCTCTCTTAGATAGTGCATTACAGATCCTTCCTCAAATCCCTTTCAAAGCTCCTAACTCTTACCAGAGGTTCACTTCTGCCAAGGGGAATTGattctcactatctgctctatgtatgcccctcataattttgtatacctcagacGTGCTTCCAGCCGCAGCCTTCTCTGCCTCATGGAAAATAAATTTAGGCAGTCCAGTCTCTCCTCGTAGCACAAACGTTCCACccccaagcaacatcctggtcaatctccttgcTACCCTCTCCAGTGTGATCTCATACTTCCTATAGTGCGGTAACCAAAAATGTGCACATTACTCCTAACTAACGCTCTGTACCATGATCTTCCTGCTCTTACATGCTAATGAAGTCAAGTATATCAGTCAGCTTCTTAACTACCTGTGGTTCTGCCTTTGGGGACCCTTGTTCATGTGTACTAAGGTTCTTCTGTTCCTCAGTACTTCCTAGGGtcctaccattcattgtgtatatCTTAACCTAACTAATCCTTGCAAAAACATACTTTCTTTGCCAATTTTGCAGACATAACAATATCATCTTGTAGCCTAAGCTTAATCTTGTCATTGTCAACAACAACTCCAATCTTCATTCCATTTCTAAACTTATAACCATAACTCCTACtcattaatgtacatgacaaacaaGAATTATCCCAgtgcagcacaccactggtcacagactttCAGCTATAAAAACAACCCTAGACCTCTCCAGCACCAAACCATTCTCTGTTCTGCCAATCCCTCGGACTCCTGCTTTTTGGATCTGTATCCATGtgagatcttgtcaaaggcctttctgaaGTCGATGTAATAAAGATCAAATACAACATCCTCATTAAAATGTTCAGTCAAATTAATCAGCAAAGCCCCTCCCTTAAAGTGGTGCTAACTTCCTTGATTTACCCTTAACTCGCCAATACAGCTTAATTAATCGTtcccacaattttttttttttttttaatttttttattagtttttcaaaacattttacaaaattaaaaaccccaaatcccaatgaggagcattaatacagtgcaagattaagcatacataTCTCACAATTTTTATTACTGACATTATATTCATAGTTTTGTAATTACCTTGCCTTTTTTTCTGCTGTCCTTTTTGAATAAATAAGCTACACTTTGATTTCTGCTATCCATTTGCGCCTCTTCTTTGGCTAGAGAAGATTTGCAAATTTCTGTCATGGCCCCATCAGTCTCTTTCACATATCTTGTATCATGAGATCCATCTATAATTACCTCCTTCTCCATGGTGAATACAGATGAAAAGCTTTCACTTAAGACCTTACCTATATACTCTGGCTCCTTGCAATGTGACACTTTTGTCCTTTAAGGACCCTACTCTTCCCTTTGTTGCCTTCTTGGGCCAAATATAGTTGTATAATATTTGGCGATTATCTGTAATTTTGCTTGCCTGTGCTATTTTGTGGCCTGACTTTATGCTCCCAGTTACTTATATTTTAAGTAATGTTCTGCATCTTCTATAACCCCCTTAAGGTCTCTCTGTTTACAGTTCTAGACTGTTATAGATTACTTTTGCTAATTTAATCTTCAATATTCCTTGCCATCCAATGTTCCTGAAGATGTTGATCTTTCACCAAGAGCACATTGGCCCTGATTACTTATCATTTCATTTTTTAATGACTCCCTTGGCTTTTATATAGAATTACCTACTTCCCATCCTCCTTTGTCGGTTCTGATCTTATCAAAGTGAAATCACCCTCCCTCCAATTTAGGACCTCAACTTCTGATCTATCCTTGTCCACCTCCATAACAACCATGAAACATGCAGAGTTTACTtaacaaaaaaattatcaggcaCAAAATTCCAAATGTCCCAAACTTTCAGAGCAGGGTTTTTAAATTTTCTACTTGCTTTTATGGAAATTGTTTGTTCTAATATTGATTTTTATATTCTCTGTTTCTTGCTTCTCCCATAGGAAGAAATGGTTTCTTCCTATCTATGCTGTTCAAtgcttttaatattttaaactgCACCAATATTCCCCTATACCCAACAAAATCTGAAATGATATTTGCTTAAAAGCCCTGCAGGAAATTCTTTGCATGATATCATCTTGATCATAGTCAACATTATCCCTGCTACGACACTCTACAGCCCACAAATAAATAAAGAGTGAGATATTAGAAGCACCATTTTTATATGTGTGTTGCCTTGGTAATCTTAATTGGAATTCATTTGCATTCAGATTTAGTAGAATTTTGTAACATAATTTAGGCAGAACTGAAACTAAATCATCAAATACCACCCTATTTGTCAgatattatatttatttttctccCCCATCTTAAACTTAATTGAAATGAAAAAAATGGAAACTTTTCTGTTAGTCACTTTATATAAGTGGCTATAATGGAGCACAATCCTCTAATTAAAACCAAAGAAAATACAGCTATTTCAGTTATTTGGTGGGTCATTATCATGTGAGACTTTAATTGATCTTGTTGACGTATCAGTTGTGCCAGAGCAATAGGCCTGGGCACCCCAGCTGAAAAGTGACAAGTAAGTCTACTTGGGGTCTCATTCCTAACCAGCCAGAGTCTGTATGCACTTAACCACTTGGGAAAGGATCAGTCTTGGCATCTGCCCCTTAATCGAAATAGGTAATGCTTCCATCTCAACTGCAGGGTGAAGGTCAAGGTCACACATAGACAACTACACTGCTCCAtttttacccttggccattaggttctataatgagttagcctatagccggggaagtgatgaacccctcctgttagactgtttgtggtaactacttatattttttattctttctacttctcttctaatatttatgtctgtgcacttgcaatgctactgtgacactgtaatttccagttgggatcaataaagtatctatctttctatctac from Hemitrygon akajei chromosome 29, sHemAka1.3, whole genome shotgun sequence includes:
- the LOC140718585 gene encoding olfactory receptor class A-like protein 4, which produces MEFRSSGQLIVYGILVFLGILGNVLVLVTILATSMEHHGLAASDIILANFAAVNLLISTFRNILLFITESGVKMSLNLNWCRVFMFLWLWLKCVSVWITLCLSCFHFLKIKQHFHLSSKTKEIVYVVIILSAVWFVNCLYSIPAIIYTEKIGVNHTKKLMLVSTTEEPFLTCSWKFPNPQHGIIFAAVSLILHEFLPIVLMICTNLSTVYYLNQHIRAIADDHLHSVQVERTAAKLIMALVSLFVLCSGTHLVAVFYYNHNAGSATTFLLTLANYCASVFIGFSPLMLAAGHSKLRNKVCSMLRINISSS